The genomic interval CTGGTCACCGGCATCGCGTGGTTCGTCATCGCCATCGTCATCCTGCAGATGGACAGCGCATCGGTCGCGACGGTCGGGGTGATCGTCGGGGCCATGTTCCTGTTCACCGGGATCCAGCAGTTCGCCATCTCCACGGTCGTGGAGGGGTGGAAGTGGTTGTGGGTCGTCTTCGGTGTGCTGTTCGTGCTGGCCGGGCTGTGGGCGTTGTTCAACCCGGGCGCCACCACGGCCGCACTGGCTGACTCGCTGGGCTTCCTGTTCCTGCTGGTCGCGATCTTCTGGGTGATCGAAGCGTTCGCGACCCGCGCGGAGAACGACCTGTGGTGGCTGGGCCTGGTCTCCGGGATCATCATGTTCGTGCTGGCCTTCTGGGTCGCCGGCCAGTTCCTCTTCGAGCGGGTCTACATCCTGCTGGTCTTCGCCGGGATCTGGGCGATGTTGCAAGGCGTCACCGACGTGATCCGGGCGTTCCAACTGAAGAGGCTGGGCCGGCTCGTCGCTTCGTAGCCGACCTTTTGTGACGTTGGTTCGGCCCGCGGCGGCGGTTTGTGACGAAGGTGGCCGGTGCCGGGCGTCGGACCGCGCACCTTCGTCGCAGAGCGGGTGGGTGGCCCCGCACCTTCGTCACAATGGGGGTCTGCCGGGGGTCTTTGTGACGTTGGTGCGGCCCGCGGCGGCGGTTTGTGACGAAGGTGGCCGGTGCCGGGGCGTCGGACCGCGCACCTTCGTCGCAGAACGGGTGGGTGGCCCCGCACCTTCGTCACAACGGCGGTCCGAATGGGCGGGCGGGCGCCCTCAGCCCCGGTAGCGCCCAGGCGATCATGCCCTCGATGTTGAGCTTGAGGACCTCGCTGGCCGTGACGTCGGCACCCTGGTCATGGCCATGTACTTCAGCGTTCCGACGTCACTCTTGAGCGGGGCGGAGGACAACGCGTAGCCGACGGAGTCCTCGGTGAGCAGCCAGGCCCCGAGGTTGTAGGCGGTGCGTGCCCCCCGCTTCTTGTCCAGCGCGGTCGTCGCCTCGTCGTCCTGGTCCCAGGCCACGATTCGATACCCGTCGCGCTCCCCGTGGTCCGACAGGTTGATCTGCACCTGGATGCGCCCGATGAGCGGCAGGTTCATGTGCTGCACGTAGGTGACGTCAGTGGCCGAGCGCCGCTCGACCACGTCGATCGCCTCCACGTACTTCACGTTATCGGGGTATCCCTCCACGTCGAGGATGTGCGCGACCATCGCCTCGACGTCGGTGTCCGGGCTCGGCAGCAGCCCGACGGCCTCCGACGTGGGGCGGTTCTCGAAGCGCCAGGAGGCATGACTGAACCGTTGCGGGTTCAGGTTCTCGAGATGTGGCATCACCCGGTCGAGGAACTCGTCAGCACTCACGCGAGCCAGTGTGTCACGGCCCGGTCAGATCCCGGTCCCCTCCGCCGCGCCGCCGAGGAACCTGAGCGTGCCCTTGTCCATGAAGATGCCGGTGCCCTCGGTCGAGCCGCCGGCGAACCGAAGTATGCCGACGGCGTCGGTCAGTGGGACAGCAGTCCTGCGCCCCTCGGCATCGGCGCGGCGCAGGGTGGCGTCGAAGATGACCGAGCCCCGACCGCTGGTGCGGAATCCGGCTGCTGTCCGGGTGCCCGGGATGACGATGGTGCCCTTTCCCCCACAGCGGGGGTGCCGTCGCGCAGGCGGCCGGTGAACCGGACCGTGCCACTGGCGCGGTCGCTCGTTATCCGCGTCAACTGCACGCGGGCCTGCACGGTGGCGGTCGCCTGCAGTTCCTTGGTGGGGGCCTGCGCCGAGGCCACCGGCGGAGTGAGCAGGGCAGCGGCCAGTAGCCCGACCGTCAGCGCGCGTAGCACCATGGCAGCCAGGCTACCCGGTAACCGGCTTGAGCCGGCCCACCCTGAGAACGGACAATCGAAGGATGGCCGTGTCCACCTCCACTGCGACGCTGCGCCTCTTCTGGGACGCCGCGGGGGTCACGCCTGCCCGGCGGGTGGTGTCCATCGTCGGGCCGGTGTTCGCCGTGGGCATCGGGCAGTTCCTCGGGCCGTTCGTCATCTCGCTGCTGCTGACCCGGATCCAGAGCGGGACGGTCAGCTGGGAGAGCAGCTGGCCACTGGTCGTGGGGTATCTGCTGAGCCAGATCCTGGGCACCGTCATCGGGTGGCGGGTGGTGCTGTGGGCCGCGTGGACCATGGAGGTCCGCGGTATGGCGTTGCTGTTCCAGCGCGTGTTCGACCACCTCACCGAGCAGAGCATCGGCTTCCACGCCAACCGGTTCAGCGGCGCGCTGGTCTCGCAGACCAACAAGTTGCTCGGTGCCTTCGAGATGTTCTGGGACACCATCGTGTGGGCACTCGTGCCCATCGTCACCGGCATCCTCGTGGCCACCGTGGTGCTGGCGTTCGTCATGTGGCCCTACGCGGTGTTCCTGTTCGTGATGTCCGCGGCCTTCATCGCACTGGTGTTCTTCGCGACCCGGCGCATGCGCGACCTCACGGTCGCCGAGGCCCACGCCGCCAACCGCATGACGGGGTTCCTGGCCGACGTCATGACCAACATCGCCGCGGTCAAGGCGCAAGGCTCCGAGCCCGACGAGCGACAGACCGCAGGCGAGGTCGCCGAGATCCGCACGGCCCGCGACCTGGACGTGATGCGGTCCTTCCTGACCTTCAGTGCCGGGTACTCCTCGGTGATCACCATCATCAACACCGGCGCCGTGGCGGCCGCGGTGCTGGCGGCAGGAAACGCCACCATCGACATCGGTGCGATCTACCTCGCGGTCACCTACACCTTGACCGTGACCGGGCAGTTGTGGTCGATCAACGAGGTGATCCGCAACTACAACAAGGTGATCGGCGATGCTCACGAGATGGTGGAGATCCTGCATCAGCCGGCCACCGTGCGCGACCGTCAGCACACGGAACTGGTGGTCACGCAGGGGGCGATCAGCGTCAGGACGTCACGTTCGGGCACGACGGCCAGTACGACCAGCCCCTGTTCGCGCACTTCGACCTCGACATCGCGGCCGGGGAGAAGATCGGCCTGGTCGGGCAGTCCGGCAGCGGCAAGACCACGCTCACCCGCCTGCTGCTGCGCTTCTCGGACCTGCAGGAAGGGCGCATCTGTATCGACGGCCAGAACATCGCGGAGGTCACCCAGCGCAGCCTGCGCCGCCAGATCTCCTACGTTCCGCAGGAGCCATTGCTGTTCCACCGGTCGTTGCGCGAGAACATCGCCTACGGACTGCCGGGCGCGACCGAGGATCAGGTCCGCGACGCCGCGACCCGGGCTTACGCGCTGGACTTCATCGAATCGTTGCCGGACGGGTTCGACACCCTGGTGGGGGAGCGGGGGGTGAAGTTGTCCGGCGGGCAGCGCCAGCGCATCGCGATCGCCCGGGCCATCCTCAAGGACGCCCGCATCCTGGTCCTCGACGAGGCGACCAGTGCCCTGGACAGCGAGAGCGAGGTCCACATCCAGCGGGCGCTGGCGCAGGCCATGGCTGGACGCACCACGCTGGTCATCGCGCACCGCTTGGCCACCATCCAGGCGATGGACCGCATCCTCGTGATGGACGACGGCCGGATCATCGAGCAGGGAAGTCACCGCGAACTGCTGGCCCGCGGTGGTGTGTACGCGGCGCTGTGGATCCACCAGTCCGGCGGTTTCCTGGCCGAAGTCTGAACGCGGGCGTCCCCGCATCCGGCGGTGGCGACCCGGTGACGCACACTGGTGGTGTCGCCGGGGGTCATGAGGAGGCCGTGTGAAACGGGTGGTGGGGGTCGTCGCCGCGGGTGGCTTCCTGATCATGGCGTCGCCTGCCGCCGCCGAACCGGTGCCGGTGGCGCAAGCCGTGGCGCAGCTCAACGCCGACTGGGTGGCCTCGCGAAGCCTTCCTCGACGGCGGGATCGTGCGTCTGCGCACCGCGCCCGAGGGCGATCCGGTCCAGGTGCAGAGGCTCGACGCCCGCGCCGGACGGGTCAGCGACAGCGGCTGGCCGGCGGTCACCGTTCGCGGCCTCGGCACGTACGACCGCAGCGGATTCGTCCTGGACGCCCGGCTGCGCAAGGCCCAGATCACCGAGGCTGCAGGCTATCTCGGCTTGCGCAAGCGGCCCTGGGTGCTGGCCCGCGGGCAGTTCGGCGTCATCGCCAGCCGCTCGTTCCGGCAGTTCCTGCGGATGGACCTGCTGGCCCCGGACCGATTCGTCGACCTGGACTCCACCATGGTCCCGGCGCAGCCGCAACGGTGCGCATCTCACCTGCTGTCGGCGTCGGCCAAAGCCCGCGTCGACAGCACGCAGGCCGACGGGATGACCACGTGGTCGCTGTCCTACCGGATCGACGACGGAATCTCGGTGGTGCGGGTGGCATCGACCGTCGTTGTCCGCGACGGCCTCATCGTCTCGGGGTCTGCGATCCTGCGCGGGCAGCGCGGGGCCGGGGTCGATCTGGACAACTTCGCGCAGTGGACCTACGCCCCCCAGCGGGTCCGGGTGCCCGCCCAGCGTCGTGTGGTGTCCCAGAAGCGATGGATCCGGGCCACCGACTCCGCCGCTCTGGTGACGGACCTGCGTTACCTGTCTGGCAGTCTCGAGGGTCGGCAGACGCTGCCAGGACTGCGCAGTGCGGCCCGCCAGCAGGTGCGCCTGGCCAACCGCGGTCACGAGGTGCTCCTTCGGGTGCGCAACGTGCCGGGCGGGGTGGTGCTGTACGGACGCAACCCGTACACCGAGCGCACCGTGGCCTTCCAAATCGTGCTGCAGCCCGAACCCACGGCAGTGTCACGCCGGATCTCCTGATCGCCCTGGGTTTGTCCACAGATCATCGTCTGGTTGTGGTGTTTGTCGTACCCCGTGGGTAGGTTCGTACTGTTCGAATCGGTGGGGTGGTGGTGGTGTTCGGAGGTGTCGCGGCAGGTGGCCCGGCGGTTGGCGCTGGCCGCGGAGCTGCCCTGCGAGCATCCTGCGGTGTTCGATGAGATCGGCGGGTTGGTGGATGGGTTGCCGGACCCGCAGTGGTTGTGCGCGGAGCAGCGGGCGGGGTCGATGGCGGTGGCGGCCCGGTTACGTGACCGGTTCGACGCCTACCTGGCCGACCTCGCGGCCGCCGCTGATGAGCACGCGGATGCCCGCGTGTTGCACGCCGGCAGCACCGGGATGCTGGTCGCGGTGGCCACCGGCGCGAATCCGCAGACCGGTTCGGGTCTGGTGGCCCGCGGAATGCCCTGCAGCACCTGCCGGTGGTGCATGCGGCGTTCCGGGCCGGGCAGGATCTCCGCGGCGCATGTGGGGTGATCACCGCGGAAAGCCCCGGATCCCCACCTTCGCCGACCTGGAGGCCGAGTGGTCACGATCGCCGAACAGGTCGAACCGGCCGAGTTGCGCCGGTTCCTGCGGCTGCTGGCCGACCAGTACCGCCCGCAGGCCCGCGACGACCAGGCCCAACGGTTGCACGCCAAACGCAGCCTGTCGCTGTCGGAAACCCCGGACGGGATGTTCCGCCTCGACGGGTACCTCGACCCGGTCGCCGGGGCGAACCTGCGCGACGCGTTGGCCCCGTTGATGGCCCGCACCGGCCGCGACGACCCCCGCACCCCCAAACAGCGCCGCGCCGACGCGTTGGGCGACCTGGTGGCCGCGGGGGCGGCGAACCGGCACCCGCTGGGGGTGTCCCAGGTCAGCGTGCTCGTCGATCTGGAAGACCTGTCCGCCGGGGACCACACCCAACTCGACGACGAGTCGGTGCTGGGCACCCGGATGTCCGACCTGCTCACCTGCACCGCGATCGTGTCGGTGATCCTGGGCACCCGCCGGCGCAACGTGTTCGTGCCGCTGGCCCTGGCCCGCGGCAAACGCGGGGCCAGCACCTCCCAATGGCGGGCCCTGATCGCCCGCGACCGCGGCTGCATCCGCTGCGGGCGGGCACCCCGCTACTGCCAGGCCCACCACATCCACCACTGGGCCCACGGCGGGAAAACCGACCTGTCCAACATGGTCCTGCTGTGCCAGACCTGCCACCACGACCTGCACTTCGGCCACTACACCATCACCATGAACCAGGGCATCCCCCACATCACCCCCACCACCAGCCGCGCACCACCCCGCACCGCCTGACCGAGGATCAGCGCGGGAACCTCCCGCGTCGGAATGGCGTCCATAATGCGGGCAGTGGCTCAGAGGTGGATGCCGCCTGCTTGGGTTTGCGGCTTAGTGTGGTGCCTAACGGGTAGGGGTTGAGATGACGACGATGGTCGAGGCGATCACCGACGAGGAGTTCATCGGCTACCTCGCGGCGATGGCGCGCAACGTGCCGTGGGGAGAACCCGCGACCTCTCTGGCAGAGGCGCAATCTGTTCCCCCAAGCTGAGGGCGGTCCGCAACGTGGCCGGGCTCGGGCCGGCCCCGCGCGAAACCCGCCACGGCGACGTCGGCCCGGGACGACCCCGATGAACACCAACATCAGCAGCGGGTCGCGCTGGCATTCGGGGGCTACTTCCTGACAGGCTGCCATCCAGCACTGTGCGACGGAGGTGGCCGATGGCAGGACTTTCCCGGCGGGGTTTTCTCGCTGCGACCGCTGGTCTGGCGGCGTCTCTGGGGATCCCGGAGCAGGCGCTGGCCGCGCGCCTGGCGCAACCGGCCAAGCCCGCCGACGTCCCC from Micrococcales bacterium carries:
- a CDS encoding DUF308 domain-containing protein, which gives rise to MSRMWWLSLVTGIAWFVIAIVILQMDSASVATVGVIVGAMFLFTGIQQFAISTVVEGWKWLWVVFGVLFVLAGLWALFNPGATTAALADSLGFLFLLVAIFWVIEAFATRAENDLWWLGLVSGIIMFVLAFWVAGQFLFERVYILLVFAGIWAMLQGVTDVIRAFQLKRLGRLVAS
- a CDS encoding ATP-binding cassette domain-containing protein, translated to MKLSGGQRQRIAIARAILKDARILVLDEATSALDSESEVHIQRALAQAMAGRTTLVIAHRLATIQAMDRILVMDDGRIIEQGSHRELLARGGVYAALWIHQSGGFLAEV
- a CDS encoding DUF222 domain-containing protein; translation: MVTIAEQVEPAELRRFLRLLADQYRPQARDDQAQRLHAKRSLSLSETPDGMFRLDGYLDPVAGANLRDALAPLMARTGRDDPRTPKQRRADALGDLVAAGAANRHPLGVSQVSVLVDLEDLSAGDHTQLDDESVLGTRMSDLLTCTAIVSVILGTRRRNVFVPLALARGKRGASTSQWRALIARDRGCIRCGRAPRYCQAHHIHHWAHGGKTDLSNMVLLCQTCHHDLHFGHYTITMNQGIPHITPTTSRAPPRTA